A stretch of the Lactuca sativa cultivar Salinas chromosome 9, Lsat_Salinas_v11, whole genome shotgun sequence genome encodes the following:
- the LOC111921231 gene encoding BTB/POZ domain-containing protein At2g30600, giving the protein MEKKQKKFLTVAPFECAWRDDLRFKEAGRGCVAFEAFAHNDVTVVFREQLGSQHYHYKRDNSPHYTVIIGSHRNRRLKIEVDGITTVDEAGLGLCCSSAFQSYWISICDGLISIGKGRYPFQNLVFQWLDTKPNCSVQYVGLSSWDKHVGYRNVNVLPLTQNHISLWKHVDYEEYKGEDDMEEDLRDEFGNFDNHQGLGSFLENWELSDVYFIVGNEETLVPAHKVILAAVDNLDLSLLNQDFISIKDVTYPVLHAFLRFIYTGFTQIPESLLSSLRDLSVRFGATSLVKQCEEVIERFKLNKKLFDSGKNIELSYPSSQPHSGVASFPLGLPVNVQRLEQFHTTGEFSDVDVSIEGHGLIARSHKVVLGLWSLPFMKMFTNGMSESVSSEICLKEVSSPKAFKIMIDYFYNGGLNLENTVDTNILLLELLLLADQFGVSLLHQDCCKTLLEQLSEGSVCLILQVIPSIPSCKLIEETCERIFTMHFDYCTTACNDFILLDQSTFYNILQHPDLTVTSEERVLNGILMWGLQPSELCNWEVVDNMLSTKTPQDLFGKRLQSLNILLPLVRFSLFPLFLLKKMECSNLSMKIPSFHDLVKEAIGFLEVGLPTSGNNPKFQHRQSSFKELQYIRDGDSNGVVYYVGTSYGKHQWVNPVLAKKISITASNPISRYTDPKVLASRTYQGTSFAGPRIEDGKNCSWWMIDLGLDHQLMCNYYTLRQDGSKAFVRYWNFQGSSDAKNWTNLRVHENDQTISKPGQFASWAVTGPNALLPFRYFRVALVGPTTDDINPWTLCICFLELYGYFH; this is encoded by the exons ATGGAGAAGAAACAGAAGAAGTTTCTAACAGTTGCACCCTTCGAATGCGCCTGGCGTGATGATTTGAGATTTAAAGAAGCTGGAAGAGGGTGTGTCGCATTTGAAGCATTTGCTCACAATGACGTCACTGTAGTTTTCCGAGAACAATTAGGTAGTCAACACTACCATTACAAAAGAGACAACAGTCCTCATTATACAGTAATCATAGGTAGTCATAGAAACCGAAGGCTAAAGATTGAAGTAGATGGAATCACCACAGTCGATGAAGCAGGTTTAGGTTTATGTTGTTCTTCAGCATTTCAAAGTTATTGGATAAGTATCTGTGATGGGTTGATTAGCATTGGAAAAGGAAGGTACCCTTTTCAGAATCTCGTGTTTCAATGGCTTGACACAAAACCCAATTGCAGTGTTCAGTATGTCGGACTTAGTAGTTGGGATAAACACGTTGGTTACAGAAATGTTAATGTGCTTCCATTAACACAAAACCATATTTCACTTTGGAAGCATGTCGATTATGAAGAATACAAGGGGGAAGACGATATGGAAGAAGATTTGAGGGACGAATTCGGTAACTTCGATAATCATCAGGGGCTTGGAAGTTTTCTCGAAAATTGGGAGTTATCCGATGTGTATTTCATCGTTGGTAACGAGGAAACACTTGTTCCTGCTCATAAAGTGATCCTTGCAGCAGTCGACAATCTTGATTTAAGTTTGTTAAATCAAGATTTTATCTCAATCAAAGATGTTACTTATCCAGTTCTTCACGCGTTTCTTCGGTTTATCTACACAGGCTTTACCCAG ATTCCCGAGTCGCTACTGAGCTCTCTGAGGGATCTAAGTGTACGATTTGGAGCAACTTCATTGGTGAAACAATGTGAAGAAGTGATTGAAAGATTCAAATTGAATAAAAAGCTGTTTGATTCAGGAAAGAACATAGAGTTATCATACCCTAGCTCTCAGCCTCATTCTGGTGTTGCGTCTTTTCCTTTGGGACTTCCTGTGAATGTTCAAAGACTTGAACAATTTCACACAACAGGCGAGTTTAGTGATGTCGATGTTAGCATTGAAGGCCATGGTCTTATTGCTCGATCTCATAAAGTCGTTCTTGGTTTGTGGAGTCTCCCGTTTATGAAG ATGTTCACAAATGGAATGAGTGAGAGTGTATCTTCCGAAATTTGCTTAAAAGAAGTCTCATCACCAAAAGCATTCAAGATCATGATCGACTACTTCTACAATGGAGGATTGAACTTAGAAAACACAGTCGATACCAATATCTTGCTACTTGAGCTTCTTCTATTAGCAGATCAATTTGGGGTTTCGCTCCTTCATCAAGACTGCTGCAAAACGCTTTTAGAGCAGCTTTCAGAG GGTTCTGTATGCCTAATTCTTCAAGTTATTCCCTCAATCCCTTCATGTAAACTTATAGAAGAAACATGTGAAAGGATATTCACAATGCATTTTGATTATTGTACAACGGCTTGTAACGACTTCATCTTGCTAGATCAATCAACTTTCTATAACATTTTACAG CATCCGGATTTGACTGTGACTTCTGAAGAGAGAGTTCTTAATGGGATCTTGATGTGGGGCCTACAACCGAGTGAATTATGTAATTGGGAAGTTGTTGACAACATGCTTTCTACTAAGACTCCACAAGATCTTTTTGGGAAAAGGCTTCAGTCTTTAAACATCTTGTTACCTCTTGTGCGCTTTTCATTGTTCCCTTTGTTCTTACTCAAAAAG ATGGAATGTAGCAATCTAAGCATGAAAATCCCGAGTTTTCATGATTTGGTGAAAGAGGCAATTGGGTTTCTGGAAGTGGGATTGCCTACTTCAGGGAATAATCCAAA GTTTCAACATAGGCAATCGAGTTTTAAGGAGCTCCAATACATACGTGATGGAGATAGCAATGGGGTTGTATATTATGTGGGGACATCATATGGGAAACACCAATGGGTTAATCCTGTTCTAGCTAAG aAAATCAGCATTACAGCTAGTAATCCTATTTCAAGATACACAGATCCTAAGGTCTTGGCTTCACGAACCTACCAG GGAACTTCTTTTGCTGGGCCCCGCATTGAGGATGGAAAAAACTGTTCATGGTGGATGATTGACCTAGGCCTCGATCACCAG CTTATGTGCAACTATTACACTTTGAGACAAGATGGATCAAAGGCTTTTGTGAGATACTGGAATTTTCAG GGTTCATCGGATGCTAAAAATTGGACAAATTTGAGAGTACATGAGAATGATCAAACAATAAGCAAGCCTGGGCAGTTTGCTTCATGGGCAGTTACAGGGCCCAATGCATTGCTCCCATTTAGATACTTCAGGGTTGCTCTAGTGGGCCCCACAACGGACGATATCAACCCATGGACACTTTGCATTTGCTTCTTGGAACTCTATGGTTACTTCCACTAA
- the LOC111921324 gene encoding stemmadenine O-acetyltransferase-like, producing MTRVEIILREQIKPSSPTPPHLKSFNLSIVDQLIPAPYAPIILYYPNDKDHTSDLQVQEKLKSLKNSLSNTLTRFYPLAGTIKDDLSIDCTDIGAYFVVARVDASLEEFLKHPNFNLINRFLPCEPSFNGSNEGSHVSNIQVNIFECGGIALGLCISHKILDGAALSTFLRGWAGTCCGLKEVVQPNMNTSSLFPTKDLWLKDSSMVMWKSLFKMGKCSTKRFVFSSSKLNALKEKTMANGVKVKDPTRVEVVSGLLWKCVMATSEEKTGSWKPSLLSHVVNLRKRVLSSFPLENSIRNLIWIADAECKTESEIEFGNLVGKVHDGVSRIDSEFVKKLQGDKGREMMEDCLKRLKDCGDHVGFTSWCKMGFYEVDFGWGKPMWVCGSVSDGSPVFMNLIVLIDTRCGKGIEAWVSMDEHDINILKHNSELLEFASLDPSPLEMNK from the coding sequence ATGACAAGGGTCGAGATCATTCTGAGAGAGCAAATAAAACCATCTTCCCCAACACCACCACACCTTAAATCATTCAATCTTTCCATCGTGGATCAACTCATTCCTGCCCCTTACGCCCCCATCATACTATACTACCCAAATGATAAAGATCACACCAGTGATCTTCAAGTCCAAGAAAAGTTGAAATCTTTAAAGAATTCGTTATCCAATACATTAACACGATTCTACCCTTTAGCTGGGACAATAAAGGATGACCTTTCTATCGATTGCACAGACATTGGTGCTTACTTTGTAGTGGCTCGTGTGGATGCTTCTCTCGAAGAGTTCTTGAAGCATCCAAATTTCAATCTGATCAATAGATTTCTTCCATGTGAGCCTAGTTTCAATGGGAGTAATGAAGGAAGTCATGTGAGTAACATTCAAGTTAACATATTTGAGTGTGGTGGAATCGCTCTTGGTTTGTGTATTTCACACAAGATTCTTGATGGTGCTGCCTTGAGTACTTTCCTAAGAGGTTGGGCTGGGACTTGTTGTGGGTTGAAAGAAGTTGTGCAACCGAACATGAACACGAGCTCTTTGTTTCCCACAAAAGATTTATGGCTCAAAGATTCATCAATGGTGATGTGGAAATCATTGTTCAAGATGGGTAAATGTAGTACAAAAAGATTCGTTTTCAGTTCATCAAAACTCAATGCTCTCAAGGAAAAGACAATGGCAAATGGGGTGAAAGTGAAAGATCCTACACGTGTTGAGGTAGTTTCGGGTTTGCTATGGAAATGTGTGATGGCTACATCTGAAGAAAAGACCGGTTCTTGGAAACCATCTTTGTTAAGCCATGTTGTGAACCTTCGCAAAAGGGTATTATCGTCATTTCCATTAGAAAATTCCATCAGGAACTTGATTTGGATAGCGGATGCGGAATGTAAAACCGAGTCTGAAATCGAATTTGGAAACCTTGTTGGAAAAGTACATGATGGGGTGTCGAGAATCGATAGTGAGTTTGTGAAGAAACTACAAGGTGATAAAGGGAGAGAAATGATGGAAGATTGTTTAAAAAGGTTGAAAGATTGTGGGGATCATGTTGGGTTTACGAGTTGGTGTAAGATGGGGTTTTATGAGGTGGATTTTGGTTGGGGGAAGCCGATGTGGGTGTGTGGGAGTGTTTCTGATGGTAGTCCGGTTTTTATGAATCTTATCGTTTTGATTGACACGAGATGTGGTAAAGGGATAGAAGCTTGGGTGTCTATGGATGAACATGATATAAATATCTTGAAACATAATTCCGAGCTTTTGGAGTTTGCATCTCTTGATCCGAGTCCTCTAGAAATGAACAAGTGA
- the LOC111921325 gene encoding stemmadenine O-acetyltransferase: MTRVEIISRENIKPSSPTPPHLKSYNLSILDQLIPAPYAPIILYYPNQDQASDLEVQERLKSLKISLSKTLTRFYPLAGTIKDDLSIDCTDVGAYFAVAHVDAYLDEFLNHPDFDLINRFLPCEPSFNGSNEGSHVSNIQVNIFECNGIAISLCISHKILDGAALSIFLRGWAGTCCGLKEVVYPNMNTSSLFPAKDLWLKDSSMVMWGSLFKMGKCSTKRFVFSSSKLDALKAKAVGNRVKHASRVEVVSALLWKCMMAASEEKAGFWKPSLLSHVVNLRKRILSSFSLENSIGNLIWIADAECKTESEIGLGNLVGKVRDGVSRIDGEFVKNMQGDKGIEVMEDSLKRLKDCGDYVGFTSWCKMGFYEVDFGWGKPMWVCGSVCDGSPVFMNFIVLMDTRCGEGIEAWVSMDEHEMHILKHNSELLEFASLDPSPLDMNK; the protein is encoded by the coding sequence ATGACTAGAGTCGAGATCATTTCTAGAGAGAACATAAAACCATCTTCTCCAACACCACCACACCTGAAATCATACAATCTTTCCATCTTGGATCAGCTCATTCCTGCTCCTTATGCACCCATCATACTATACTATCCAAATCAAGATCAAGCCAGTGATCTTGAAGTCCAAGAACGGTTGAAATCTTTAAAGATTTCATTATCCAAAACATTAACACGCTTCTATCCTTTAGCCGGGACTATAAAGGACGACCTTTCTATTGATTGTACAGACGTTGGTGCTTACTTTGCAGTGGCTCATGTCGATGCTTATCTTGATGAGTTCCTGAATCATCCAGATTTTGATCTGATCAACCGGTTTCTTCCATGTGAACCTAGTTTCAATGGGAGTAACGAAGGAAGTCATGTGAGTAACATTCAAGTGAAcatttttgaatgtaatgggatcgCTATTAGTTTGTGTATTTCACACAAGATTCTTGATGGTGCTGCGTTGAGTATTTTCCTAAGAGGGTGGGCTGGGACTTGTTGTGGGTTGAAAGAAGTTGTGTACCCGAACATGAACACAAGCTCTTTGTTTCCCGCAAAAGATTTATGGCTCAAAGATTCATCAATGGTGATGTGGGGTTCATTGTTCAAGATGGGTAAATGTAGCACAAAAAGATTCGTTTTCAGTTCTTCAAAACTCGATGCTCTCAAGGCGAAGGCAGTGGGAAACAGGGTGAAACATGCTTCACGTGTTGAGGTGGTGTCGGCTTTGCTATGGAAGTGTATGATGGCTGCATCGGAAGAAAAGGCTGGCTTTTGGAAGCCATCTTTGTTAAGCCATGTTGTGAACCTTCGCAAAAGGATATTATCATCATTTTCATTAGAAAATTCCATCGGGAACTTGATTTGGATAGCGGATGCTGAATGTAAAACCGAGTCTGAAATCGGATTAGGAAATCTGGTTGGAAAAGTACGTGATGGGGTGTCGAGAATTGATGGTGAGTTTGTGAAGAACATGCAAGGTGACAAAGGGATAGAAGTGATGGAAGATTCATTGAAAAGGTTGAAAGATTGTGGGGATTATGTTGGGTTTACGAGTTGGTGTAAGATGGGGTTTTATGAAGTGGATTTTGGTTGGGGAAAGCCGATGTGGGTGTGTGGGAGTGTTTGTGATGGTAGTCCAGTTTTTATGAACTTTATTGTTTTGATGGACACGAGATGTGGTGAGGGGATAGAAGCTTGGGTGTCTATGGATGAACACGAAATGCATATTTTAAAACACAACTCCGAGCTCTTGGAGTTTGCATCACTTGATCCGAGTCCTCTAGACATGAACAAGTGA
- the LOC111921230 gene encoding dolichol-phosphate mannosyltransferase subunit 1, which translates to MSQPRNTNLYSIIVPTYNERLNIALIVYLVFKHIPDINFEIIIVDDGSPDGTQDIVKQLQQVYGEDRILLRPRPRKLGLGTAYIHGLKHASGNFVIIMDADLSHHPKYLPQFIKKQMETGASIVTGTRYVTGGGVHGWTLMRKLTSRGANVLAHTLLWPGVSDLTGSFRLYKKSVLEDIISSCVSKGYVFQMEMIVRASRKGYHIEEVPITFVDRVYGSSKLGGSEIVEYLKGLVYLLFTT; encoded by the exons ATGTCGCAACCGCGGAATACGAACTTGTATAGTATAATAGTGCCAACTTACAACGAACGACTCAATATCGCTCTCATCGTCTACCTCGTCTTCAAGCATATCCC GGATATTAACTTTGAAATAATCATTGTGGATGATGGAAGTCCTGATGGAACTCAAGATATTGTCAAGCAATTACAGCAAGTCTATGGTGAAGATCGCATT CTATTAAGACCTAGGCCCAGAAAGCTCGGATTAG GGACTGCTTACATTCATGGTCTGAAACATGCTTCTGGAAATTTTGTCATAATAATGGATGCTGATCTGTCACACCAT CCAAAGTATCTTCCACAGTTTATTAA GAAACAAATGGAGACAGGAGCGAGTATTGTTACTGGGACCCGCTATGTGACAGGTGGCGGTGTGCATGGTTGGACACTTATGCGCAAATTGACAAGTAGAGGGGCAAATGTTCTTGCACATACACTTCTTTGGCCTGGTGTATCTGACTTGACAGGGTCGTTTCG TCTTTATAAAAAATCTGTGCTTGAAGACATTATAAGCTCTTGTGTGAGCAAAGGGTATGTTTTCCAAATGGAGATGATTGTTCGAGCATCAAGAAAAGGATACCATATTGAAGAG GTTCCGATTACTTTTGTTGACAGAGTTTATGGAAGTTCAAAGCTTGGTGGATCAGAAATAGTGGAGTACTTGAAGGGTCTTGTGTATCTTCTGTTTACAACATAA
- the LOC111921229 gene encoding pentatricopeptide repeat-containing protein At5g42310, chloroplastic gives MNALLLPPPLSTTNRFLRHRNLYQPLPQSLSSSTFHISHSHLRASPSFSSSPFLSEDDTITQDAVVSLYPHRRYDFSPLLQFLSTYNSDSETSDSNSPTSLDQTELRLAESYRVVPGPLWHSLLKSLTSSSTSSFEIAYALVTWLQKHNLCFSYELLYSILIHALGRSEKLYEAFLLSQKQTMTPITYNALIGACARNDELEKAINLMNRMRREGYQSDFVNYSLIIQSLVRSNKIDSVLLEKLYAEMISDAIELDGQLLNDIVLGFAKSGDVDRAMYFLGVIQGKGMNPRTSTVVSLILQLGNLGRAEEAEAIFEEIKEGGVIPRTRAYNAVLKGYVKNGSLKDAESIVSEMEKNGVSPDDHTYSLLIDAYGNVGRWESARIVLKEMESNNVKPNSLVFSRILASYRDRGEWQKTFKVLKEMQKCGVKPDRQFYNVMIDTFGKYNILDHVMATVERMKVDGIEPDTVTMNTLIDCYCKSGDHKKAENLFDEMQQRGCLPCTTTYNIMINSFGQQEKWVDVKHLLGKMQSEGLLPNVVTYTTLIDVYGKSGRYTDAIECLEVMKSAGLKPSLTMYNALINAYAQRGLSNQAANTFRIMTSDGLKPSNLALNALINAFGEDRRDVEAFAVLQYMKENGVKPDVVTYTTLMKALIRVEKFSEVPRVYEEMVSYGCTPDGKARATLRSALRYIYRLLRM, from the exons ATGAACGCTCTCCTCCTCCCTCCACCCTTATCCACCACCAACCGCTTCCTCCGCCACCGGAACCTCTACCAACCACTGCCACAATCGCTCTCCTCCTCTACCTTTCACATAAGCCACTCACATCTCCGTGCATCACCCTCCTTTTCCTCTTCCCCTTTCTTATCCGAAGATGACACAATTACACAAGACGCCGTCGTTTCCCTCTACCCCCATCGCAGGTACGACTTCTCTCCCCTCCTCCAGTTCCTCTCCACCTACAATTCGGACTCCGAAACATCCGATTCCAACTCACCCACGTCACTCGACCAGACCGAGCTACGGCTCGCTGAGTCATACCGAGTAGTCCCAGGTCCACTATGGCACTCTCTTCTCAAATCCCTGACATCTTCTTCAACATCCTCTTTCGAAATCGCATACGCCCTCGTTACTTGGCTCCAGAAGCATAATCTCTGTTTCTCATATGAACTGCTCTACTCAATTTTAATCCATGCCCTCGGACGCTCCGAGAAGTTATACGAAGCTTTTTTGTTATCTCAGAAACAAACGATGACTCCCATTACGTATAATGCACTGATTGGTGCATGCGCGCGTAACGATGAGTTGGAGAAAGCCATCAATTTGATGAACAGGATGCGGCGGGAAGGTTACCAATCAGATTTTGTGAATTACAGCTTAATTATTCAGTCTTTAGTTCGTAGTAATAAAATCGATTCAGTGTTGTTAGAAAAATTGTACGCTGAAATGATATCAGATGCTATCGAGCTAGATGGGCAATTGTTGAATGATATAGTTTTAGGGTTTGCTAAATCAGGTGATGTCGATAGAGCTATGTACTTCTTAGGTGTGATTCAAGGGAAAGGGATGAACCCAAGAACCTCCACTGTCGTCTCTTTGATTTTGCAGTTGGGGAATTTGGGTAGAGCCGAGGAGGCGGAAGCCATTTTTGAAGAAATTAAAGAAGGCGGAGTGATACCCAGAACCAGAGCCTACAATGCTGTGTTAAAAGGGTATGTTAAAAATGGTAGCTTGAAAGATGCAGAGTCAATAGTAAGTGAAATGGAGAAAAATGGGGTTTCACCTGATGATCATACATATAGCCTTTTGATTGATGCATATGGGAACGTGGGTAGATGGGAAAGTGCAAGAATCGTGCTGAAAGAGATGGAATCCAACAATGTAAAGCCAAACTCATTAGTTTTCAGTAGGATTTTAGCAAGTTATCGTGACAGAGGTGAGTGGCAAAAAACATTTAAAGTATTAAAAGAGATGCAGAAATGTGGAGTAAAGCCAGATAGACAATTCTATAATGTTATGATCGATACATTTGGAAAATACAATATCCTTGATCATGTAATGGCAACAGTGGAACGAATGAAAGTTGATGGGATTGAGCCAGATACTGTAACAATGAACACACTCATAGATTGTTACTGTAAATCAGGGGATCACAAGAAAGCAGAGAACCTGTTCGATGAAATGCAGCAAAGAGGGTGTTTACCTTGTACAACCACTTATAACATAATGATCAATTCTTTTGGGCAACAGGAGAAATGGGTTGATGTTAAACACTTGTTGGGGAAGATGCAGAGTGAAGGTTTATTGCCAAATGTTGTTACTTATACTACACTGATTGATGTATATGGAAAATCAGGGAGATATACAGATGCAATCGAGTGCTTAGAGGTGATGAAGTCTGCTGGTTTAAAGCCATCATTGACTATGTATAACGCCTTGATTAATGCCTATGCACAAAGG GGTTTATCAAATCAAGCAGCTAATACGTTTAGGATCATGACAAGTGATGGTTTGAAGCCGAGTAATTTAGCTCTAAATGCATTAATCAATGCATTTGGTGAGGATAGAAGAGATGTTGAAGCCTTTGCAGTTTTACAATACATGAAGGAAAAT GGTGTGAAACCGGATGTTGTCACATACACTACTCTCATGAAAGCTTTAATTCGCGTGGAGAAATTTAGTGAG GTTCCACGTGTATATGAGGAAATGGTATCATATGGGTGCACTCCAGATGGGAAAGCTAGGGCTACACTAAGGTCTGCTTTGAG GTATATATATCGACTTTTAAGGATGTGA